From the genome of Octopus sinensis unplaced genomic scaffold, ASM634580v1 Contig18746, whole genome shotgun sequence, one region includes:
- the LOC115231628 gene encoding EH domain-containing protein 4-like — protein sequence MVLNNPIFAEQVQIECGHPVKKDQMSTTADKISDILRSLSVPYNKSVRPIEASTGFNMHCMSPLSPTHMEQKPSVLFMGSYSAGKTTAIKYLLQLDIPVLRVGPEPTTDMFHVLTYGEKQVTVGGVILMNDPHLGFQNFFPSNKDIARHFQLTRVNNTCLRAMDIIDSPGFLSGENMGDQRGYDLPGVLCELGKRCTRMYMMMDVFKVDVSPECKECLRKMRSMMGKMRLIFNKADSSVI from the coding sequence atggtacttaataaCCCCATATTCGCAGAGCAAGTCCAAATTGAGTGCGGACATCCAGTCAAAAAGGATCAAATGTCAACCACAGCCGACAAAATCTCGGATATCCTCCGAAGCCTGTCCGTGCCGTACAACAAATCAGTCAGACCAATCGAGGCCAGCACAGGATTCAACATGCACTGCATGAGTCCCCTCAGTCCAACCCACATGGAACAAAAACCCTCAGTCCTCTTCATGGGCTCATATTCCGCCGGAAAAACCACAGCCATCAAATACCTCCTCCAATTGGACATTCCCGTCCTCCGCGTAGGCCCTGAACCCACCACGGACATGTTCCACGTCCTGACCTACGGAGAGAAGCAGGTGACGGTGGGCGGAGTCATCCTCATGAACGACCCCCACCTGGGCTTCCAGAATTTCTTCCCCTCCAACAAGGACATAGCCCGTCATTTCCAGCTGACGAGGGTGAATAACACATGTCTGCGGGCAATGGACATAATCGACAGTCCGGGGTTCCTGAGTGGAGAGAACATGGGGGATCAACGAGGGTATGACCTGCCGGGAGTGTTGTGTGAGTTGGGGAAGCGGTGTACTCGAATGTACATGATGATGGACGTGTTCAAAGTGGACGTGTCCCCCGAGTGTAAGGAGTGTTTGAGGAAGATGAGGTCCATGATGGGCAAAATGCGACTCATCTTCAACAAGGCAGATTCGTCAGTGATTTGA